The following coding sequences are from one Lolium rigidum isolate FL_2022 chromosome 6, APGP_CSIRO_Lrig_0.1, whole genome shotgun sequence window:
- the LOC124668645 gene encoding uncharacterized protein LOC124668645 has product MSGGGAGGGSSISGGSFPAGTPRGAPSTEPPSLAQYLPLDPLPVGDHKHSRAAELRRALADSAEPPFALKPLPPAATEELRRIRGAVAESSARAKDRAKSMHDSLQKLDKYQNVVTRRRQRSSAERSSGSMSGSLRMGAQNSGDAPVQRLEERAKSATMSKRVRSSLTADARLEGRVNVSTRQGPLVDTEKNPPLEKEKLSVRNVNATAGFSEDKLVRGLAPGGEGWEKKMKRKRSVGTMLNRGSDVDRDVKPSVQHRSSSEVRGRSSDALPFRHGPSAGASGGSKMDGSSQQSSSGSRYLQKTEMDSPSLPNERRERHAGLDKERVLVKGNKAHTSEDMQPGTLSPVTKGKACRAPRTSSLVGIHSSSTLLRSAGGMDEWEEAPCTNKASPLGGTTNRKRPMAASASPPPVAWVGQRPQKMSRSRRANVVSPVSNFDEPLLSEGSPNDVAVRPALETPGLLLPRGAASNNSQAVSRMDNVTSPACLSESEGSVATEHRSKEKVTNSGDFENEGINSAHVATDLIFSSKKSRIPLKEELEDGSIRRQGRSGRGTMHVKGSSIPKEKLDSSETRKLVKSARPVSEQNESKLGRPPTKKGSDRKASSRQPEILNCGSMDITVEPEDDREELLAAANAARGAIVGAYTGPFWKKIEPMLTFIRSEDLSFLKNQITFLEELEMGMSNMHDDDKLTVSTNYNGPSSMVLPASNSSMLLDQSEANGIGPKESVDILSYNGENHSTASQKAQGQGIFGEMAPLTSRLLSALIVEDVDDFSESNGVQGDILLEFSNDLLPPAATVEFGATAVESSFGMCPDFKHSSSNSVYNSMSNGFTASSNLRGSYSQNSVFSDNISDGINVTVYPENGTLHGSMPHISQQYQTSGKDLSLPLYGYQYAQMSLHDRTLVELHSIDIFPEMPELDEGEDEDINKVILELQKRLFDQVNQKKCQLNKLETAIRNTKNMEERSLEQQAMNKLVERAYKKLLGGRGSSSHKGGLSKAASKAAKQLALAFAKRTLARCQKFEETEKSCFREPFLWSVLSAPLPKSEAAEGGAPGSADRPKHAKLDRSPLSQGSTKIKKSERDRDRDGSAKNSSSKSGRNSSGSGRNDRKTKMKPKQKLAQLSTSGNVLGRVAEPPLNFPSPSPRESQERTNPLSLKPIHPTQPIRNTAPIAPQEPPMDANLPGMDPMVDILDVPEGNDIGSWFTEDLDESLQDFDFSGGLEIPDDDLTQLGFM; this is encoded by the exons ATGTCGGGAGGGGGAGCAGGAGGAGGGAGCTCCATCTCCGGGGGCAGCTTCCCCGCGGGCACGCCCAGGGGCGCGCCGTCGACGGAGCCGCCGTCCCTCGCGCAGTACCTCCCGCTCGACCCGCTCCCCGTCGGCGACCACAAGCACTCGCGCGCCGCCGAGCTGCGGCGGGCGCTCGCCGACTCAGCGGAGCCGCCGTTCGCGCTCAAGCCGCTCCCgcccgccgccaccgaggagctCCGGCGGATCCGCGGGGCCGTCGCCGAGTCGTCGGCCAGGGCCAA GGACAGGGCCAAGTCGATGCACGACTCCCTCCAGAAGCTGGACAAGTACCAGAACGTCGTCACCCGGCGCCGGCAGAGGAGCAGCGCCGAGAGGTCGTCGGGGAGCATGTCGGGTTCGCTCAGGATGGGGGCGCAGAACAGCGGGGATGCGCCCGTCCAGAGGCTCGAGGAGAGGGCTAAGAGCGCCACCATGAGCAAGCGTGTCCGCTCCTCGCTCACCGCAGATGCACGG TTGGAAGGGCGTGTTAATGTTTCTACAAGGCAAGGTCCTTTGGTAGACACTGAGAAAAATCCGCCTTTGGAGAAGGAAAAACTTTCTGTGAGAAATGTCAATGCTACAGCTGGGTTTTCCGAAGACAAATTAGTACGAGGCCTAGCTCCTGGTGGTGAAGGATGGGAGAAGAAAATGAAACGCAAGCGTTCTGTTGGAACTATGCTCAATAGAGGCAGTGATGTGGACCGAGATGTTAAACCATCAGTTCAACATAGATCAAGCAGTGAAGTACGAGGACGTTCTAGTGATGCTCTTCCATTTAG ACATGGACCTTCTGCTGGAGCATCTGGAGGTAGCAAGATGGATGGAAGTTCTCAGCAGAGTAGTTCTGGCTCACGGTATCTTCAGAAGACGGAGATGGATTCCCCCTCTCTTCCAAATGAAAGACGAGAGCGCCATGCTGGGCTAGACAAAGAACGGGTTTTGGTGAAAGGAAACAA GGCACATACTTCTGAGGATATGCAACCTGGAACCTTAAGTCCTGTGACTAAGGGTAAAGCATGCAGGGCACCACGAACCAGTTCTCTTGTAGGCATTCACTCATCATCTACTTTGCTACGCTCAGCCGGAGGAATGGATGAATGGGAAGAAGCACCATGCACAAATAAAGCCTCACCCTTGGGAGGCACCACAAATCGCAAGCGTCCTATGGCTGCAAGTGCCTCTCCACCTCCTGTTGCTTGGGTGGGTCAACGTCCGCAGAAGATGTCGCGATCAAGAAGAGCAAATGTTGTATCCCCAGTGTCAAATTTTGATGAACCCCTCCTATCTGAAGGATCGCCAAATGATGTTGCAGTTAGGCCAGCTTTAGAAACGCCTGGCCTCTTACTCCCAAGGGGTGCAGCTAGCAATAATTCACAAGCTGTATCTAGAATGGATAATGTTACATCTCCAGCTTGTCTGTCAGAAAGCGAAGGGTCTGTTGCTACCGAACACAGGAGTAAGGAGAAAGTCACAAATAGTGGTGACTTTGAGAATGAGGGGATAAATTCAGCTCATGTTGCAACAGATTTAATTTTCTCGTCCAAGAAAAGCAGGATTCCGTTGAAAGAAGAACTTGAAGATGGTAGCATTCGTCGTCAAGGGAGGAGCGGAAGAGGCACTATGCATGTTAAAGGGTCATCCATACCAAAAGAGAAGTTGGACAGCAGCGAAACAAGAAAGTTGGTAAAGAGCGCAAGACCTGTATCTGAACAGAATGAAAG TAAGTTAGGCCGTCCTCCAACTAAGAAAGGTTCGGACCGCAAAGCATCATCTCGACAGCCAGAAATTCTGAATTGTGGGTCGATGGATATTACAG TTGAACCTGAAGATGATAGAGAAGAACTTCTAGCTGCTGCAAATGCTGCCCGTGGTGCTATTG TTGGCGCATATACTGGCCCTTTCTGGAAGAAGATCGAACCAATGCTTACTTTCATCCGCTCTGAAGATTTATCATTCTTAAAAAACCAG ATTACATTTTTGGAAGAGCTTGAGATGGGCATGTCTAATATGCACGATGATGATAAGTTAACAGTATCAACTAACTATAATGGGCCATCATCAATG GTTCTGCCTGCGTCTAATTCTTCCATGTTGCTGGATCAAAGCGAAGCAAATGGTATTGGACCAAAAGAATCTGTAGACATTTTGTCTTATAATGGCGAGAATCACAGCACCGCATCGCAAAAGGCACAGGGGCAAGGAATATTTGGAGAAATGGCTCCCCTGACAAGTAGACTGCTCTCTGCTTTAATTGTAGAAGATGTCGATGATTTTTCCGAGTCCAATGGTGTGCAAGGGGATATACTTCTTGAGTTCTCAAATGACTTACTTCCTCCTGCCGCCACAGTTGAATTTGGAGCTACGGCAGTAGAATCAAGTTTTGGGATGTGCCCTGATTTCAAGCATTCAAGCAGTAACTCAGTATATAACAGCATGTCCAATGGTTTCACAGCTTCCAGCAATTTGAGGGGCTCATATAGTCAAAATTCAGTTTTCAGTGATAATATATCAGATGGGATAAATGTTACAGTGTACCCAGAAAATGGCACTTTGCATGGATCCATGCCACATATTTCACAGCAGTATCAAACTTCTGGAAAAGATTTATCTTTACCACTATATGGATATCAGTATGCACAGATGTCTTTGCACGACAGGACTTTGGTTGAGTTGCACAGTATTGACATTTTCCCAGAGATG CCCGAGCTGGATGAGGGAGAGGATGAGGATATCAATAAAGTTATTTTGGAGCTGCAGAAAAGACTCTTTGACCAG GTGAATCAAAAGAAGTGCCAATTAAATAAGCTAGAAACGGCAATTCGAAATACTAAAAACATGGAGGAAAG GAGCCTGGAGCAACAAGCAATGAACAAATTAGTAGAGAGGGCTTACAAAAAACTGCTG GGTGGCCGGGGTAGTTCTAGTCATAAGGGTGGCCTCAGTAAAGCAGCCAGTAAGGCTGCAAAGCAGCTTGCGTTGGCTTTTGCAAAGCGAACGCTGGCCCGATGTCAGAAATTTGAGGAAACAGAGAAGAGCTGCTTCAGAGAGCCTTTCCTTTGGAGTGTGCTGTCTGCACCTTTGCCAAAGAGTGAGGCAGCTGAGG GTGGTGCTCCAGGATCCGCAGACAGGCCGAAGCATGCAAAGCTCGACAGGAGCCCATTGAGCCAAG GTAGTACAAAGATAAAAAAGAGCGAAAGAGACAGGGACAGAGATGGGTCCGCCAAGAATTCAAGTTCCAAGTCAGGCCGCAACTCCTCAGGCAGCGGGAGGAATGACCGCAAAACCAAGATGAAACCGAAGCAGAAGCTAGCGCAGCTATCGACATCAGGGAACGTCCTCGGCAGAGTCGCAGAGCCGCCGCTGAATTTCCCGTCACCATCCCCGCGCGAATCCCAGGAGCGGACAAACCCTCTGAGCCTAAAGCCTATCCACCCTACTCAGCCGATCAGGAACACCGCACCTATCGCCCCCCAGGAACCTCCTATGGACGCCAACCTGCCAGGGATGGACCCGATGGTGGACATCCTGGACGTGCCGGAGGGCAACGACATCGGCTCCTGGTTCACGGAAGATCTGGACGAGTCGCTGCAGGACTTTGACTTCTCCGGAGGCCTGGAGATCCCAGATGATGACCTCACCCAGCTAGGGTTCATGTGA